A stretch of the Ostrea edulis chromosome 9, xbOstEdul1.1, whole genome shotgun sequence genome encodes the following:
- the LOC130050470 gene encoding uncharacterized protein LOC130050470, producing MKHVSDNPSETADTIRRDIYVDNILTSVNTEDDARKFFHESRKLLSDAGVNLRSWASNSTVLQETAKTEAVIDQDLETKILGMRWDPEQDILTFAKKISNTESRFISKREILRQSSSIFDPLGLLGPVTIRAKLLMQQLWKQKLSWDEILPEHIHSEWIDMSRDIQSALGEIKLPRHFFNESTQNHPFTLHVFVDASEKAYGACVYIYNGENATLIIAKNRVAPLKNITLPRLELMAAVIGARLANNVQQSICIDFDSVTYWSDSQVVLHWLSSSKSLNKFVEKRKSEILKLTAPHLWKYVPTDTNPADLQTRGLSAEQLKTSALWWHGPKWLNNKDQWPVWEPQNRTVLLEVDTDVDEILTSASVNATGIHRIVDITRFNTLHTLLRVSAYVLRFISNCKIHEENIRTILSEIETVINDRPLTYVSSEIQDLQPLTPSHLLYGRMKTAPSVSVSQENTNITHTEANKQLERKELVLQHFLKRWRMEYLTGLREFHKFSGKNDTKIKVGDIVQVYENMPRTKWKLAMIDELITGNDGLVRAAKIHTASNKITTRPVTKLYPLELP from the coding sequence ATGAAACACGTTTCAGATAATCCTTCGGAAACAGCGGATACCATACGACGGGACATTTATGTTGACAACATACTAACAAGTGTTAACACAGAAGATGATGCTCGGAAATTTTTTCACGAATCGCGAAAATTGTTGTCCGACGCTGGAGTTAACTTACGTTCTTGGGCCTCCAACAGCACAGTTCTTCAAGAAACAGCGAAAACAGAAGCAGTTATTGATCAAGACTTAGAGACAAAAATTCTTGGAATGCGATGGGATCCAGAACAGGACATACTAACATTTGCTAAGAAAATCAGTAACACAGAGTCAAGATTTATCAGTAAGCGTGAAATACTACGTCAGTCATCATCTATATTTGACCCACTTGGACTTCTCGGACCGGTTACGATAAGGGCAAAACTGTTGATGCAACAACTTTGGAAGCAAAAACTGTCATGGGATGAGATATTACCGGAACACATACATTCGGAATGGATTGATATGTCACGAGATATACAATCGGCATTAGGGGAAATTAAACTCCCTCGACATTTTTTCAACGAATCGACTCAAAATCACCCGTTTACGCTACATGTGTTCGTGGATGCGAGTGAAAAAGCATATGGAGCGTGTGTGTATATTTACAACGGAGAAAATGCAACGTTGATAATAGCAAAAAACAGGGTTGCACCTTTGAAAAATATCACTCTTCCTAGGCTGGAACTGATGGCCGCTGTCATAGGAGCCAGATTAGCAAACAATGTTCAAcaaagtatatgcatagattttgaTTCAGTAACTTACTGGAGCGATAGTCAAGTTGTTTTACATTGGCTGTCATCGTCAAAATCTCTCAACAAATTTGTGGAGAAGCGAAAAAGTGAAATCTTAAAGCTTACTGCGCCACATTTATGGAAATACGTACCAACGGATACGAACCCTGCTGATTTACAAACTCGTGGTTTGTCTGCGGAACAATTGAAAACGTCAGCGTTATGGTGGCATGGACCAAAATGGTTAAATAACAAGGATCAATGGCCAGTATGGGAACCTCAAAATCGCACAGTTTTGTTGGAAGTTGATACAGATGTTGATGAGATTTTAACCTCAGCAAGTGTCAACGCGACTGGAATTCATAGGATCGTCGACATTACCAGGTTCAATACGTTACATACACTGCTACGCGTTTCCGCCTATGTGTTGCGTTTTATCTCAAATTGTAAAATACACGAAGAAAACATCCGTACTATTTTAAGCGAAATAGAAACCGTTATTAATGACAGACCGTTAACCTACGTTTCATCTGAAATTCAAGATTTACAGCCGTTAACGCCATCTCATCTCTTATATGGACGAATGAAAACTGCACCATCAGTGTCAGTCTcccaggaaaatacaaacattaCGCATACCGAAGCAAATAAACAATTGGAGAGAAAAGAATTGGTTCTACAACATTTTCTAAAACGATGGAGAATGGAATACCTAACGGGATTACGCGAGTTTCATAAATTTTCGGGAAAAAACGATACCAAAATTAAGGTTGGTGACATAGTTCAAGTCTACGAGAATATGCCTCGTACGAAATGGAAGTTAGCTATGATAGATGAACTTATTACAGGAAACGATGGATTAGTACGTGCAGCAAAAATCCACACTGCTTCAAACAAAATCACAACGCGACCAGTTACCAAACTTTATCCTCTAGAACTTCCTTAG